The following proteins come from a genomic window of Rutidosis leptorrhynchoides isolate AG116_Rl617_1_P2 chromosome 10, CSIRO_AGI_Rlap_v1, whole genome shotgun sequence:
- the LOC139873046 gene encoding uncharacterized protein, which produces MAEEGYKVSLHAYDLSGGLARQLSMSFLGKAIEAIWHTGVVVYGTEYFFGGGIQQIPAGTAPYGSPIRVIDLGVTHVPKDVFEMYLEEIRPRYTAETYSLMTHNCNNFSNEVVQFLVGATIPEYILNLPNEVMSSPMGALIMPMIQNLETTLRAGAVPQAPQFINPSPVLNIPPPNKKADTSSENVVKASASGSDVKSEAKTEIPPAVVPAGTSQEKPVADPLGDARSKVQEEIGKEFAAIMASGAFRASEAAAIATKKVMQKYGHMSAAQS; this is translated from the exons ATGGCTGAG GAAGGTTACAAAGTAAGTTTGCATGCGTATGATTTGAGCGGGGGCTTAGCTCGCCAGCTGTCCATGTCATTCTTGGGGAAGGCTATCGAAGCTATATG GCACACGGGTGTGGTGGTATATGGAACCGAGTACTTTTTTGGCGGTGGTATTCAACAAATTCCGGCAGGAACAGCACCATATGGATCTCCAATCCGAGTGATTGATCTTGGTGTCACCCATGTACCAAAAGACGTGTTTGAGATGTATTTAGAGGAAATACGCCCACGCTACACAGCTGAAACTTACAGCTTAATGACCCACAACTGTAACAATTTTAGCAATGAAGTTGTACAATTTCTGGTGGGGGCCACTATCCCAGAATACATCCTCAACCTTCCTAACGAAGTCATGAGTAGTCCTATGGGTGCACTCATAA TGCCCATGATACAGAATCTAGAGACTACATTGCGAGCAGGTGCTGTCCCACAAGCTCCTCAGTTTATTAATCCATCTCCGGTGCTTAATATTCCTCCACCGAATAAAAAGGCCGATACATCATCAGAAAACGTTGTGAAAGCTAGCGCAAGCGGAAGTGACGTTAAGTCGGAAGCTAAAACCGAGATTCCACCTGCAGTTGTGCCAGCTGGAACGTCACAAGAGAAACCAGTAGCGGATCCTCTTGGAGATGCGAGAAGCAAAGTGCAAGAGGAAATTGGGAAGGAGTTTGCTGCTATTATGGCGAGTGGAGCGTTTCGTGCTAGTGAAGCTGCAGCCATTGCAACCAAGAAGGTTATGCAGAAATATGGTCACATGAGTGCTGCACAAAGCTGA